The Amycolatopsis sp. DG1A-15b genome window below encodes:
- a CDS encoding sugar porter family MFS transporter gives MTDQSSTRTAPARHISRTTLYFFGALGGILFGYDLGVISGVLPFIGKLWALTSWDKGVITASLSVGAIVGALFSSRTNEALGRRRTIMVAAGIVIVGTLAASFSPTFLLLVLSRLVIGLGIGLSSSTVPTYLSELAPAKWRGAMGALNQIFIVLGILIAFLVSYWLGPISAWRWMFAGAIVPAVILLIGLVFLPETPRWLVKNGQEEEARRVLASAHGSTVNLDEEIATIHEVIRLDTEEKPRIRDLFSGFVRPMLVVALLLAIGQQFSGVNAINAYFPTMLIGLGFATQAALLSGVLLGVTKFLFTAWVVFVVDRWGRKPLLLIGNVIMVVTLVAAGLVVLNVHDTGTRGLLMLVMMVLYLVGYELGWGAVVWVMMSEVFPLKYRATGMGVSSVVLWAATGIVSAVFPIISDPKSLGIGGSMFLFAGVNVVLFGLTKWLVPETKGRSLEQIELDLRARQGVAAKS, from the coding sequence ATGACCGATCAGTCAAGTACCCGGACAGCACCGGCGCGGCACATCAGCCGGACCACCTTGTACTTCTTCGGCGCGCTCGGCGGCATCCTCTTCGGCTACGACCTCGGCGTGATCTCCGGGGTGCTCCCGTTCATCGGGAAGCTGTGGGCACTGACCAGCTGGGACAAGGGCGTGATCACCGCCAGCCTGTCGGTCGGCGCCATCGTCGGCGCACTGTTCTCCAGCCGCACCAACGAAGCCCTCGGCCGGCGCCGCACGATCATGGTCGCCGCGGGCATCGTCATCGTGGGCACGCTGGCGGCGAGCTTCTCGCCGACGTTCCTGCTGCTGGTGCTCTCGCGCCTGGTCATCGGACTGGGCATCGGGCTTTCCTCGTCGACCGTCCCGACCTACCTGTCCGAACTGGCCCCGGCGAAGTGGCGGGGCGCGATGGGCGCGCTCAACCAGATCTTCATCGTGCTGGGCATCCTGATCGCGTTCCTGGTCAGCTACTGGCTCGGCCCGATCTCGGCGTGGCGCTGGATGTTCGCCGGCGCGATCGTGCCCGCGGTGATCCTGCTCATCGGGCTGGTGTTCCTGCCGGAGACGCCGCGCTGGCTGGTCAAGAACGGCCAGGAGGAAGAGGCGCGGCGGGTCCTGGCCAGCGCGCACGGCAGCACCGTGAACCTGGACGAGGAGATCGCGACCATCCACGAGGTCATCCGGCTCGACACCGAGGAGAAGCCGCGCATCCGCGACCTGTTCTCCGGTTTCGTGCGGCCGATGCTCGTCGTGGCCCTGCTGCTCGCGATCGGCCAGCAGTTCAGCGGCGTCAACGCGATCAACGCGTACTTCCCGACGATGCTCATCGGGCTCGGCTTCGCCACCCAGGCGGCGCTGCTGTCCGGTGTGCTGCTGGGCGTCACGAAGTTCCTGTTCACCGCGTGGGTCGTGTTCGTGGTGGACCGCTGGGGCCGCAAACCGCTGCTGCTCATCGGCAACGTCATCATGGTGGTGACGCTGGTGGCCGCCGGCCTGGTGGTGCTGAACGTCCACGACACCGGCACGCGCGGCCTGCTGATGCTGGTGATGATGGTGCTCTACCTGGTCGGGTACGAGCTCGGCTGGGGCGCGGTCGTCTGGGTGATGATGTCCGAAGTGTTCCCGCTGAAGTACCGGGCGACCGGCATGGGCGTCAGCAGCGTGGTCCTCTGGGCGGCGACGGGGATCGTGAGCGCGGTGTTCCCGATCATCTCCGACCCGAAGTCCCTCGGCATCGGCGGCTCGATGTTCCTGTTCGCCGGGGTGAACGTGGTGCTGTTCGGGCTCACCAAGTGGCTGGTCCCGGAGACCAAGGGCCGCAGCCTGGAGCAGATCGAACTCGACCTGCGGGCCCGCCAGGGCGTCGCGGCCAAGAGCTGA
- a CDS encoding LLM class F420-dependent oxidoreductase, which translates to MDYGIVLFTSDRGITPAAAARAAEAAGFSTFYVPEHTHIPVKRESPHPRTGDGSLPDDRYSRTLDPWVALATAAAVTERIRLATAVALPVESDPITLAKTIASLDHLSGGRVTLGAGFGWNVDELTDHGVPGNRRRTALREYLEAMSALWTQEEAAYDGEFVSFGPSWAWPKPVQAHIPVVLGAGPTEKTFRWIARHADGWLTTPADTDLDGHVALLKEIWRTEGREDAPLIYALGERPDPERLAHLDSLGVTETIFGLPDRAPEEVEAWIGRLAGKLTLAPAH; encoded by the coding sequence GTGGACTACGGAATCGTGCTGTTCACCAGCGACCGGGGGATCACCCCGGCGGCCGCGGCGCGCGCCGCGGAAGCCGCGGGGTTCTCGACCTTCTACGTCCCCGAACACACCCACATCCCGGTGAAGCGCGAGTCACCGCACCCGCGCACCGGCGACGGGTCGCTGCCCGACGACCGCTACAGCCGGACGCTCGACCCGTGGGTCGCGCTGGCGACGGCGGCCGCGGTCACCGAGCGGATCCGGCTCGCCACCGCGGTGGCCCTGCCGGTCGAGAGCGACCCGATCACGCTCGCCAAGACGATCGCCAGCCTCGACCACCTCTCCGGCGGCCGGGTCACCCTCGGCGCCGGCTTCGGCTGGAACGTCGACGAGCTGACCGACCACGGCGTGCCCGGGAACCGCCGCCGCACCGCACTGCGCGAGTACCTCGAGGCGATGAGTGCACTCTGGACGCAGGAGGAAGCGGCCTACGACGGGGAGTTCGTCTCCTTCGGACCGAGCTGGGCGTGGCCGAAGCCGGTCCAGGCGCACATCCCGGTGGTGCTCGGCGCGGGCCCGACCGAGAAGACGTTCCGCTGGATCGCCCGCCACGCGGACGGCTGGCTCACCACGCCGGCCGACACCGACCTGGACGGGCACGTGGCGCTGCTCAAGGAGATCTGGCGTACCGAAGGGCGCGAAGACGCTCCCTTGATCTACGCGCTCGGCGAACGGCCGGACCCCGAACGCCTGGCGCACCTGGATTCCCTGGGCGTGACCGAGACGATCTTCGGCCTCCCCGACCGCGCGCCGGAAGAGGTCGAGGCGTGGATCGGCCGGCTGGCCGGAAAACTCACCCTCGCCCCCGCGCACTGA
- the metH gene encoding methionine synthase, whose translation MNTPRESTAFDSTARLRELLDQRVAVLDGAWGTMLQGAGLTPADYRGERFGDHTHDVTGDPDLLNLTRPDVILGVHRQYLTAGADITTTNTFTATSIGQADYGLQAYVHEMNVRGAQLARQAADEAGGKFVAGSIGPLNVTLSLSPKVEDPAYRAVTFEQVKASYAEQIAGLAEGGVDLLLIETIFDTLNCKAAIAAAREVAPHLPLWISVTIVDLSGRTLSGQTVEAFWSSIEHAKPLVVGVNCSLGAEEMRPHVEELSRIADTYVACHPNAGLPNAFGGYDQTPEETAGLIGGFARDGLVNLVGGCCGTTPEHIAKIAAAAKEVGPREVPAPRTHTRFSGLEPFGIGADTGFVMIGERTNVTGSKRFRRLIESGDHQGAVDVALEQVRGGANLLDVNMDADLLESEQAMTTFLNLIATEPEVARIPVMVDSSKWSVLEAGLRCLQGKGVVNSISLKEGEESFLAQARTIRDYGAGVVVMAFDEQGQADTADRKVAICGRAYDLLTQQAGFAGEDIIFDPNVLAVATGIAEHNGYAKAFIDALPRIKERCPGARTSGGISNLSFSFRGNDVVREAMHSAFLFYAVQAGLDMGIVNAGQLAVYEDIPKDLLELVEDVLFDRREDATDRLVSFAENVKGSGTKRVVDLSWREGTVAERLSHALVHGIVDYIEEDTEEARLTMARPLEVIEGPLMDGMKIVGDLFGSGKMFLPQVVKSARVMKRSVAYLEPFMEAEKEEARLAGRAAVSNGQGKVVLATVKGDVHDIGKNIVGVVLGCNNYEVIDLGVMVPAAKILDTAVTEGADAVGLSGLITPSLDEMVNVATEMQRRGLKLPLLIGGATTSRQHTAVKIAPAYDNATVHVLDASRVVGVVSDLLDPDRSIVLAEKNRADQEVLREQHANKQRRPMLTLEQARANPEKVAFDGLPTPEFTGVRVLEPGIAELREMVDWQFLFLAWELKGKYPAILEQPVARELFDDANTLLDQIIAEGSFTAKGAYAFWPAHSEGDDILLEGAYAHVKFPMLRQQTAKPADRANRCLADYIAPVGDHLGGFAVAIHGAEALAKRYEAEQDDYRAIMVKALADRLAEAFAEHIHLRARRDWFEPDAQPKLEDLHAERFRGIRPALGYPASPDHSQKRELFELLEAGELGMALTESYAMTPAASVSGLIFAHPDSKYFTVGRLGRDQVEDYARRKGVEIAEVEQWLRPNLAYDPEA comes from the coding sequence GTGAACACCCCGCGAGAGTCCACGGCGTTCGACTCAACAGCGCGCCTGCGCGAGCTGCTCGACCAGCGCGTGGCCGTGCTCGACGGCGCCTGGGGCACCATGCTGCAGGGCGCCGGGCTCACTCCGGCCGACTACCGCGGCGAACGCTTCGGCGACCACACCCACGACGTCACCGGCGACCCCGACCTGCTGAACCTCACCCGCCCGGACGTCATCCTCGGCGTCCACCGCCAGTACCTCACGGCCGGCGCGGACATCACCACGACCAACACCTTCACCGCGACCAGCATCGGCCAGGCCGACTACGGCCTGCAGGCGTACGTCCACGAGATGAACGTCCGCGGCGCGCAGCTCGCCCGCCAAGCCGCCGACGAGGCCGGAGGCAAGTTCGTCGCCGGGTCGATCGGGCCGCTGAACGTCACGCTCAGCCTGTCGCCCAAGGTCGAGGACCCGGCGTACCGGGCGGTCACGTTCGAGCAGGTCAAGGCGTCCTACGCCGAGCAGATCGCCGGGCTCGCCGAGGGCGGTGTCGACCTGCTGCTGATCGAGACGATCTTCGACACGCTGAACTGCAAGGCCGCGATCGCCGCCGCGCGCGAGGTCGCGCCGCACCTGCCGCTGTGGATCTCGGTCACCATCGTCGACCTGAGCGGCCGGACGCTCTCGGGCCAGACCGTCGAGGCGTTCTGGAGCTCGATCGAACACGCGAAGCCGCTGGTCGTCGGCGTGAACTGCTCGCTGGGCGCCGAGGAGATGCGCCCGCACGTCGAGGAGCTCTCGCGGATCGCCGACACCTACGTCGCCTGCCACCCCAACGCCGGGCTGCCGAACGCGTTCGGCGGCTACGACCAGACGCCCGAGGAGACCGCCGGCCTGATCGGCGGGTTCGCCCGTGACGGCCTGGTCAACCTCGTCGGCGGCTGTTGCGGCACCACCCCGGAACACATCGCGAAGATCGCCGCGGCGGCGAAGGAGGTCGGCCCGCGGGAGGTGCCGGCGCCGCGCACCCACACGCGGTTCAGCGGCCTCGAGCCGTTCGGCATCGGCGCCGACACCGGGTTCGTGATGATCGGCGAGCGCACCAACGTCACCGGCTCCAAGCGGTTCCGGCGGCTCATCGAATCCGGCGATCACCAGGGCGCCGTCGACGTCGCGCTGGAGCAGGTCCGCGGCGGGGCCAACCTGCTGGACGTCAACATGGACGCCGACCTGCTCGAATCCGAGCAGGCGATGACGACCTTCCTCAACCTGATCGCCACCGAGCCCGAGGTGGCCCGGATCCCGGTGATGGTCGACAGCTCCAAGTGGAGCGTGCTCGAAGCCGGCCTGCGCTGCCTGCAGGGCAAGGGTGTGGTCAACTCGATCAGCCTCAAGGAGGGCGAGGAGTCGTTCCTCGCCCAGGCCCGCACCATCCGCGACTACGGCGCCGGCGTCGTCGTGATGGCCTTCGACGAGCAGGGCCAGGCCGACACCGCCGACCGCAAGGTGGCGATCTGCGGCCGCGCGTACGACCTGCTGACGCAGCAGGCCGGGTTCGCCGGCGAGGACATCATCTTCGACCCGAACGTGCTGGCCGTCGCCACCGGCATCGCCGAGCACAACGGCTACGCGAAGGCGTTCATCGACGCGCTGCCCCGGATCAAGGAGCGCTGTCCCGGCGCGCGGACCAGCGGCGGCATCTCGAACCTGTCCTTCTCCTTCCGCGGCAACGACGTGGTGCGCGAGGCGATGCACTCGGCGTTCCTGTTCTACGCCGTGCAGGCCGGGCTGGACATGGGCATCGTCAACGCCGGCCAGCTCGCCGTTTACGAAGACATCCCGAAGGACCTGCTCGAACTGGTCGAGGACGTGCTCTTCGACCGCCGCGAAGACGCCACCGACCGCCTCGTCAGCTTCGCGGAGAACGTCAAGGGCAGCGGCACCAAGCGCGTCGTGGACCTGTCGTGGCGCGAAGGCACCGTGGCCGAGCGGCTGTCGCACGCCCTGGTGCACGGCATCGTCGACTACATCGAGGAAGACACCGAAGAGGCGCGCTTGACGATGGCGCGGCCCCTCGAGGTCATCGAAGGCCCGCTGATGGACGGCATGAAGATCGTCGGCGACCTGTTCGGCTCCGGCAAGATGTTCCTGCCGCAGGTGGTCAAGAGCGCGCGCGTGATGAAGCGGTCGGTCGCCTACCTCGAACCCTTCATGGAGGCCGAGAAGGAGGAGGCCCGGCTCGCGGGCCGGGCCGCCGTGTCGAACGGCCAGGGCAAGGTCGTGCTCGCCACGGTCAAGGGCGACGTGCACGACATCGGCAAGAACATCGTCGGCGTGGTGCTGGGCTGCAACAACTACGAGGTGATCGACCTCGGTGTGATGGTGCCGGCGGCGAAGATCCTCGACACCGCGGTCACCGAGGGCGCCGACGCGGTCGGGCTGTCCGGGCTGATCACGCCGTCGCTCGACGAGATGGTCAACGTCGCCACCGAGATGCAGCGGCGCGGGCTGAAGCTGCCGCTGCTCATCGGCGGCGCGACGACGTCCCGCCAGCACACGGCGGTCAAGATCGCCCCGGCCTACGACAACGCGACGGTGCACGTGCTCGACGCGTCGCGCGTGGTCGGCGTGGTGTCCGACCTGCTCGACCCGGACCGCTCGATCGTGCTGGCGGAAAAGAACCGGGCCGACCAGGAGGTGCTGCGCGAGCAGCACGCGAACAAGCAGCGCCGCCCGATGCTCACCCTCGAACAGGCTCGCGCGAACCCCGAGAAGGTCGCGTTCGACGGCCTGCCGACGCCGGAGTTCACCGGCGTCCGCGTGCTCGAGCCGGGCATCGCGGAACTGCGCGAGATGGTCGACTGGCAGTTCCTGTTCCTGGCCTGGGAGCTCAAGGGCAAGTACCCGGCCATCCTGGAGCAGCCGGTCGCCCGCGAGCTGTTCGACGACGCGAACACCCTGCTCGACCAGATCATCGCCGAAGGCAGTTTCACCGCGAAGGGCGCGTATGCGTTCTGGCCGGCGCACAGCGAAGGCGACGACATCCTGCTCGAAGGCGCGTACGCGCACGTCAAGTTCCCGATGCTGCGGCAGCAGACGGCGAAGCCCGCCGACCGCGCGAACCGCTGCCTGGCCGACTACATCGCCCCGGTCGGCGACCACCTGGGCGGCTTCGCGGTGGCCATCCACGGCGCCGAGGCGCTGGCCAAGCGGTACGAAGCCGAGCAGGACGACTACCGCGCGATCATGGTCAAGGCGCTGGCCGACCGGCTCGCCGAGGCGTTCGCCGAGCACATCCACCTGCGTGCCCGCCGCGACTGGTTCGAGCCGGACGCCCAGCCGAAGCTCGAGGACCTGCACGCGGAGCGGTTCCGCGGCATCCGCCCGGCGCTCGGCTACCCGGCCAGCCCCGACCACAGCCAGAAGCGCGAGCTGTTCGAGCTCCTGGAAGCGGGCGAGCTGGGCATGGCCCTGACCGAGTCGTACGCGATGACACCGGCGGCGAGCGTGTCCGGGCTGATCTTCGCCCACCCGGACTCGAAGTACTTCACCGTCGGCCGGCTCGGCCGCGACCAGGTCGAGGACTACGCCCGCCGCAAGGGCGTCGAGATCGCCGAGGTCGAGCAGTGGCTGCGGCCGAACCTGGCCTACGACCCCGAGGCGTAG